In Phreatobacter stygius, a genomic segment contains:
- a CDS encoding polyamine ABC transporter substrate-binding protein, whose amino-acid sequence MATSHGRLTRRKVLQASLGWGGAMALGGGLPVQAQTSGEFRGKTLVFASWGGAYQDAQKVSYCDPFAQLTGARVVQDGPMNAAKFRAMIEGGAPDWDVADVTIDFLYAGVGDRLFEKIDRGIVDTSRIDPRFVHDYGIGCIAWSYNIGYSTKAFAGRETPKTWADVFDLRRFPGKRTLGDNVVATVEAALMADGVAPDQLYPLDVERALRKLDTIKSQTIFWSTNSQSQQLFVDGEVNLGLILNGRAYDAAKKGAPIAISWEQNIQSIDYLVVPRGSRNRDAAMRLIDVMTLPENQAKLANMIAYAPTNPAAFGAVDPQITPWLSTAPDNLKRGFVINAEYWRDNLKKLQERWAAWKLA is encoded by the coding sequence ATGGCGACTTCTCATGGACGGCTGACGCGCCGCAAGGTCTTGCAGGCCTCGCTCGGATGGGGCGGCGCCATGGCGCTCGGCGGCGGCCTGCCCGTGCAGGCGCAGACCTCGGGCGAATTCCGGGGCAAGACGCTGGTCTTCGCCAGTTGGGGCGGCGCTTACCAGGACGCCCAGAAGGTCAGCTATTGCGATCCCTTCGCACAACTGACCGGCGCCCGCGTGGTCCAGGACGGCCCGATGAACGCGGCCAAGTTTCGCGCCATGATCGAGGGCGGCGCACCCGACTGGGACGTCGCCGACGTCACCATCGACTTCCTCTATGCCGGGGTCGGCGACCGCCTGTTCGAAAAGATCGACCGCGGCATCGTCGACACCAGCCGGATCGATCCGCGCTTCGTCCACGACTATGGCATCGGCTGCATCGCCTGGTCCTACAATATCGGCTACAGCACCAAGGCTTTCGCCGGGCGGGAAACGCCCAAGACCTGGGCCGATGTCTTCGACCTCAGGCGCTTTCCGGGCAAGCGGACGCTCGGCGACAATGTCGTGGCGACCGTCGAGGCAGCCCTGATGGCCGATGGCGTCGCGCCGGACCAGCTCTATCCGCTGGATGTCGAGCGCGCGCTGCGCAAGCTCGACACGATCAAGTCGCAGACCATCTTCTGGAGCACGAACTCGCAGTCGCAGCAGCTGTTCGTCGACGGCGAGGTCAATCTCGGCCTGATCCTCAACGGCCGAGCCTATGACGCGGCCAAAAAGGGCGCGCCGATCGCGATTTCCTGGGAGCAGAACATCCAGTCGATCGACTATCTCGTCGTGCCCCGCGGCAGCCGCAACCGCGACGCGGCGATGCGCCTGATCGACGTGATGACCTTGCCGGAGAACCAGGCGAAGCTCGCCAATATGATCGCCTATGCGCCGACCAATCCGGCGGCCTTCGGCGCGGTCGATCCACAGATCACACCCTGGCTGTCGACCGCACCCGACAACCTCAAGCGCGGCTTCGTCATCAATGCCGAATATTGGCGCGACAATCTGAAAAAGCTGCAGGAGCGCTGGGCCGCCTGGAAGCTGGCCTGA
- a CDS encoding ABC transporter permease, producing MKGDGLDRWRTLRGAICVAVALYLIAPLVIVVIISFSAASFLQFPPPGLSLRWYRNLFNDPAWTDALTVSIQILIPSATLATLLGTAAAYALVRGRIPGASVIGAALMLPIIVPGIITAAALFGAYRGLGLNGTLTGLIIGHVIITMPYVVATVSSALRTLDPRLEDAAATLGAPPFQAFRRVTLPLLLPAILSGLLFAAVASFDELIVSLFVSSARVRPVAVQMWSNIRGDMDPTIAAIASLCFAFALVALLVESILRRRTGVERT from the coding sequence ATGAAGGGCGATGGCCTCGACCGTTGGCGCACCCTGCGCGGCGCGATCTGCGTCGCCGTCGCGCTCTACCTGATCGCGCCGCTGGTGATCGTGGTGATCATCTCGTTCAGCGCCGCGTCGTTCCTGCAGTTCCCGCCGCCCGGGCTGTCGCTGCGCTGGTACCGCAACCTGTTCAACGATCCGGCCTGGACCGACGCCCTGACCGTCAGCATCCAGATCCTGATCCCGTCGGCGACCCTCGCGACCCTGCTCGGCACCGCCGCCGCCTATGCGCTGGTGCGCGGCCGGATCCCCGGCGCGTCGGTCATCGGCGCGGCGCTGATGCTGCCGATCATCGTGCCCGGCATCATCACGGCCGCCGCGCTGTTCGGCGCCTATCGCGGGCTCGGGCTGAACGGCACGCTGACCGGCCTGATCATCGGCCATGTCATCATCACCATGCCCTATGTCGTGGCCACCGTCAGTTCGGCCTTGCGGACGCTCGACCCCAGGCTCGAGGACGCGGCCGCGACGCTCGGCGCACCGCCGTTCCAGGCGTTCCGACGCGTGACCTTGCCGCTGCTGCTGCCGGCGATCCTGTCCGGCCTGCTGTTCGCCGCGGTCGCCTCGTTCGACGAACTGATCGTCTCGCTGTTCGTCAGCTCGGCCCGGGTCCGGCCGGTCGCGGTGCAGATGTGGTCGAACATCCGGGGCGACATGGATCCGACCATCGCGGCGATCGCCTCGCTCTGCTTCGCCTTCGCGCTGGTGGCGCTGCTTGTCGAATCGATCCTCAGGCGACGGACGGGAGTCGAACGAACGTGA
- a CDS encoding ABC transporter permease: MSTSGALMPHQGEAPPARPAGRERAATGPAGRFDRRVFLLAPAVLLLIVAFVSPVGLLLSRAFTQPQVGLQNFADLWERRGFLQVLWNTVMISATATPICVLLGFPVAHAMTHGSARLRRWLIFIVLVPFWTSLLVRTFANVILLQRNGPLNTMLVGLGLSAEPLPLLYNMTGLLVGAVQVLLPFVIFPLHAAMLRIDPAYMQAALTLGAGPIRAFWRVYLPLTMPGLLTGATLVFISTLGYYVTPAMLGGPRQTMIAQLIQDQIAQFGNWGMAGALSLLLLAVSGVMLLLLQLTVGLKAVAR; the protein is encoded by the coding sequence GTGAGCACCTCGGGCGCCCTGATGCCGCACCAAGGCGAGGCTCCGCCGGCACGTCCGGCGGGCCGCGAACGGGCGGCGACCGGCCCGGCCGGCCGCTTCGACCGGCGGGTTTTCCTGCTCGCGCCGGCCGTCCTGCTGTTGATCGTTGCCTTCGTCAGCCCGGTCGGGCTCTTGCTGTCACGGGCCTTCACCCAGCCGCAGGTGGGGCTGCAGAACTTCGCCGACCTGTGGGAGCGGCGCGGCTTCCTGCAGGTCCTGTGGAACACGGTCATGATCAGCGCCACGGCAACGCCGATCTGCGTCCTGCTCGGCTTTCCCGTGGCCCACGCCATGACCCATGGCTCGGCGCGGCTGCGGCGCTGGCTGATCTTCATCGTGCTGGTGCCGTTCTGGACCAGCCTGCTGGTGCGCACCTTCGCCAATGTCATTCTGTTGCAGCGGAACGGCCCGCTGAACACCATGCTGGTCGGCCTTGGCCTCAGCGCCGAACCGCTGCCCTTGCTCTACAACATGACGGGCCTGCTGGTCGGTGCCGTCCAGGTGCTGCTGCCCTTCGTCATCTTCCCCCTGCATGCCGCCATGCTCCGGATCGATCCGGCCTATATGCAGGCCGCGCTGACGCTGGGCGCCGGGCCGATCCGGGCGTTCTGGCGGGTCTATCTGCCGCTGACCATGCCGGGGCTATTGACCGGGGCAACCCTCGTGTTCATCTCGACGCTTGGTTATTACGTCACACCGGCCATGCTCGGCGGGCCGCGCCAGACCATGATCGCCCAGCTGATCCAGGATCAGATCGCGCAATTCGGCAATTGGGGCATGGCCGGCGCCCTGTCGCTGCTGCTGCTCGCCGTGTCGGGCGTGATGCTCCTGCTGCTCCAGCTGACCGTCGGGCTGAAGGCGGTGGCGCGATGA